A genomic window from Sebastes fasciatus isolate fSebFas1 chromosome 7, fSebFas1.pri, whole genome shotgun sequence includes:
- the hspb12 gene encoding heat shock protein beta-1: MQWDFYKNPQQRPLDSEREVNGSLVNHFFDLSAVILRRLNRNLRKKKSCFRGCRAYPPAMASLTSSSRRSSSSYRSSSRYSTSSSYRSEGSLGGSSDSLDPLFEPFLDSADHSGLFGEESTGGPGCLAPFSRHSRSSYGHSAAPVGGAVTGRQSSTGGGVRCLGDSYYMSADVSQFEPHDVVVMAFNHHVVIHAQKVLDDGSVSDTFTHKSLFPEDMDPLSVSGTLNPDGTLVVSVRRTTALGGLEGAPTYRTEAHL; the protein is encoded by the exons ATGCAATGGGACTTTTATAAAAACCCACAACAAAGACCCCTGGACAGTGAGCGAGAGGTTAATGGCTCGTTGGTAAACCACTTCTTTGACTTGTCGGCAGTTATTCTGAGGAGGCTTAACagaaatttaagaaaaaaaaagtcttgttttCGAGGCTGTAGAGCATATCCCCCCGCCATGGCATCACTGACATCTTCAAGCCGCAGATCTTCCTCTTCCTACCGCTCATCGTCACGTTACAGTACCTCCAGCTCCTACCGGTCGGAGGGCTCGCTGGGCGGGTCGTCCGATTCTCTGGATCCCCTTTTCGAGCCGTTTCTGGACTCTGCTGATCACTCCGGTCTGTTTGGAGAAGAGAGCACCGGGGGACCCGGCTGTTTGGCCCCCTTCAGCAGGCACAGCAGATCCTCCTATGGACACTCTG CAGCTCCTGTAGGCGGCGCTGTGACGGGCCGGCAGAGCAGCACAGGTGGCGGCGTGCGATGTCTGGGAGACAGCTACTACATGTCAGCTGACGTCAGCCAGTTTGAGCCGCATGACGTAGTCGTGATGGCGTTCAACCACCATGTTGTCATTCACGCccagaag GTACTAGACGATGGAAGCGTCAGTGACACGTTCACCCATAAGTCCCTGTTTCCGGAGGATATGGACCCATTGTCAGTCAGCGGAACCCTTAACCCTGATGGTACCCTGGTGGTGAGCGTCCGCCGGACCACAGCGCTGGGCGGGCTGGAGGGTGCCCCCACCTACCGCACTGAAGCTCACCTTTGA